Proteins from a genomic interval of Amycolatopsis sp. cg13:
- a CDS encoding zinc-dependent alcohol dehydrogenase encodes MKAVTWHGKRDVRVEAVPDPKIEEPTDAVVRVTSTGICGSDLHLYEVLGPFMTEGDILGHEPMGIVEEVGSGVSTLKPGDRVVVPFNISCGHCWMCERGLQSQCETTQVKDQGKGAALLGYTKLYGQVPGGQAEYLRVPQAQYGPIKVPDGPPDERFVYLSDVVPTAWQAVAYADIPDGGSVVVFGLGPIGQMAARVAQHQGAGKVIGVDLVPERLARARAHGATTLDLRDHRRIGDAIRDLTGGRGADSVIDAVGMEAHGAPIGKLAHNLVALLPQAVGAKVTEKAGIDRLSVLYAAIDSVRRGGTISLSGVYGGMADPIPMMDLFDKQIRLHSGQANVRRWIDDILPVLTADGDPLGVEGFATHKLPLADAPRAYEMFQKKLDGVQKILLEPAA; translated from the coding sequence ATGAAAGCAGTGACCTGGCACGGCAAGCGGGACGTGCGAGTCGAGGCCGTCCCGGACCCGAAGATCGAGGAGCCGACCGACGCCGTCGTGCGGGTGACCTCCACCGGCATCTGCGGTTCGGACCTGCACCTGTACGAGGTCCTCGGCCCGTTCATGACCGAGGGCGACATCCTCGGCCACGAGCCGATGGGGATCGTCGAGGAAGTCGGCAGCGGCGTGAGCACGCTGAAGCCGGGCGACCGCGTGGTGGTGCCCTTCAACATCTCCTGCGGGCACTGCTGGATGTGCGAACGCGGTCTGCAATCGCAGTGCGAGACCACCCAGGTCAAGGATCAGGGCAAGGGCGCGGCGCTGCTCGGCTACACGAAGCTCTACGGCCAGGTGCCTGGCGGGCAGGCCGAATACCTCCGGGTCCCGCAAGCGCAGTACGGGCCGATCAAGGTGCCCGACGGCCCGCCGGACGAACGGTTCGTCTACCTGTCCGATGTGGTCCCGACGGCGTGGCAAGCCGTGGCGTACGCGGACATTCCCGACGGCGGTTCCGTCGTGGTCTTCGGGCTCGGGCCGATCGGCCAGATGGCCGCGCGGGTCGCGCAGCATCAGGGCGCGGGCAAGGTGATCGGCGTCGATCTCGTGCCGGAACGGCTGGCCCGGGCCCGCGCGCACGGGGCGACGACGCTGGACCTGCGCGACCACCGGCGGATCGGCGACGCGATCCGCGACCTCACCGGCGGCCGCGGCGCGGATTCGGTGATCGACGCGGTCGGCATGGAAGCGCACGGCGCGCCGATCGGGAAGCTCGCGCACAACCTGGTCGCGCTGCTGCCGCAGGCGGTGGGCGCGAAGGTCACCGAGAAGGCCGGGATCGACCGGCTGAGCGTGCTGTACGCGGCCATCGACAGCGTCCGGCGCGGCGGCACGATCTCGCTGTCCGGGGTGTACGGCGGGATGGCTGACCCGATCCCGATGATGGACCTGTTCGACAAGCAGATCCGGCTGCACAGCGGGCAGGCGAACGTGCGCCGGTGGATCGACGACATCCTGCCGGTGCTCACCGCGGACGGCGATCCCCTTGGCGTCGAAGGCTTCGCGACGCACAAACTCCCGCTCGCCGACGCGCCGCGGGCGTACGAGATGTTCCAGAAGAAGCTGGACGGCGTCCAGAAGATCCTGCTGGAGCCGGCGGCATGA
- a CDS encoding UdgX family uracil-DNA binding protein (This protein belongs to the uracil DNA glycosylase superfamily, members of which act in excision repair of DNA. However, it belongs more specifically to UdgX branch, whose founding member was found to bind uracil in DNA (where it does not belong), without cleaving it, appears to promote DNA repair by a pathway involving RecA, rather than base excision.) produces the protein MVSRQEPGAEPPDTTRLGTLREAARDCHGCGLYRDATATVFGAGPERADIFALGEQPGDQEDRRGEPFVGPAGRLLDRALGDAGLDRDSLYVTNAVKHFKFQLRGKRRIHDKPARSEVVACRPWLVAELRAVRPRLVLLLGATAAQSVYGSSFRLTRHRGEQLDPPEEFTGMFSSALATVHPSAVLRAPDRDTAYEEFVADLRGL, from the coding sequence ATGGTCTCGCGTCAGGAACCGGGAGCCGAGCCGCCGGACACCACCCGCCTCGGCACACTCCGCGAAGCAGCCCGGGATTGCCACGGCTGTGGGCTGTACCGCGACGCCACCGCCACGGTTTTCGGCGCGGGTCCTGAACGAGCGGACATCTTCGCCCTCGGCGAGCAGCCCGGCGACCAGGAGGACCGGCGCGGCGAGCCTTTCGTCGGCCCGGCCGGGCGGCTGCTCGACCGGGCGCTCGGCGACGCGGGCCTTGACCGCGATTCCCTCTACGTGACCAACGCGGTCAAGCACTTCAAGTTCCAGCTCCGCGGCAAACGCCGGATCCACGACAAGCCGGCGCGGTCCGAGGTCGTCGCGTGCCGGCCGTGGCTGGTCGCCGAACTGCGGGCCGTCCGGCCGCGGCTCGTGCTGTTGCTGGGCGCGACGGCCGCGCAATCGGTGTACGGCAGCAGTTTCCGGCTCACCCGGCATCGCGGAGAGCAGCTGGATCCGCCGGAGGAGTTCACCGGGATGTTCTCCTCGGCGCTCGCCACCGTGCACCCGTCCGCCGTGCTGCGCGCGCCCGACCGCGACACCGCGTACGAGGAGTTCGTCGCCGACCTGCGCGGCCTCTGA
- a CDS encoding hemerythrin domain-containing protein encodes MTDITSLILDDHERFRRAFAELDDLAGPDELARAWEPLAALLDLHAAAEEAVFYPELIQRGADAEDETLDAVGDHNDIRDAVAEARRHPAGSAAWHAAVRQARTANSEHMAEEEDDALADFRKHADPGLREELGRKFLAFKAEHEGDVDTGDVDPERYVEEQERKAGKTPPDDGSLGIGGLKGAR; translated from the coding sequence ATGACCGACATCACCAGCCTGATCCTCGACGATCACGAGCGGTTCCGGCGAGCGTTCGCGGAACTGGACGACCTCGCCGGCCCGGACGAGCTGGCGCGGGCGTGGGAACCGCTCGCCGCGCTGCTGGACCTGCACGCGGCAGCCGAAGAGGCGGTCTTCTACCCCGAGTTGATCCAGCGCGGCGCCGACGCCGAGGACGAGACGCTCGACGCGGTCGGCGACCACAACGACATCCGCGACGCCGTCGCCGAAGCCCGCCGGCACCCGGCAGGCAGCGCGGCTTGGCACGCGGCGGTCCGGCAAGCGCGCACCGCCAACAGCGAGCACATGGCCGAGGAGGAGGACGACGCGCTCGCCGACTTCCGCAAGCACGCCGATCCGGGCCTGCGCGAGGAACTCGGCCGGAAGTTCCTGGCGTTCAAGGCCGAGCACGAGGGCGACGTCGACACCGGGGACGTCGATCCGGAGCGCTACGTCGAGGAACAGGAACGAAAAGCCGGGAAGACCCCGCCGGACGACGGTTCGCTGGGCATCGGCGGCCTGAAGGGAGCACGATGA
- a CDS encoding family 1 encapsulin nanocompartment shell protein: MNHLMRDLAPIPADGWNQIDDEARERLATHLAARKMVDVEGPHGWTHSATSLGRTRRIEPPEAARETLAQQRRVLPLVEVRVPFTVERRELEDAERGADDLEFDDLDQAAAQVGLVENRAVFHGWPDAGITGIVEASPYDHGTLGADPERYPHVVANAVNTLRCNGIEGPYALAINPEGYTSIVESTEHGGLLVLDHLRRALGGGRVKRTPGLTGAVVLSLAGGDFVLELGQDLSVGYRHHDAETLTLYLEESFSFRVTEPDAALVLD; this comes from the coding sequence ATGAACCACCTGATGCGCGACCTGGCGCCGATCCCGGCCGACGGCTGGAACCAGATCGACGACGAGGCGCGGGAACGGCTGGCGACCCATCTCGCCGCCCGCAAGATGGTCGACGTCGAAGGCCCGCACGGCTGGACGCATTCGGCTACCTCGCTCGGCCGGACCCGGCGGATCGAGCCGCCGGAGGCCGCCCGGGAGACTCTGGCGCAGCAGCGCCGGGTGTTGCCGCTGGTTGAGGTGCGCGTGCCGTTCACCGTCGAGCGGAGGGAGTTGGAGGACGCCGAGCGCGGTGCCGACGACCTGGAGTTCGACGATCTCGACCAGGCCGCTGCCCAGGTCGGCTTGGTGGAGAACCGCGCGGTGTTCCACGGCTGGCCGGATGCGGGGATCACCGGGATCGTCGAGGCGAGCCCGTACGACCACGGGACGCTGGGCGCCGATCCGGAGCGGTATCCGCATGTGGTGGCCAATGCGGTGAACACGTTGCGGTGCAACGGGATTGAGGGGCCGTACGCGCTGGCGATCAATCCTGAGGGGTACACCTCCATTGTGGAAAGCACCGAGCATGGCGGTCTTCTCGTGCTCGATCACCTTCGCCGGGCGTTGGGCGGCGGCCGGGTGAAGCGGACCCCGGGGCTGACCGGCGCGGTCGTGCTGAGCTTGGCGGGCGGGGACTTCGTGCTGGAACTCGGCCAAGACCTGTCAGTGGGCTACCGCCACCACGACGCGGAGACGTTGACGCTGTATCTGGAGGAGAGCTTCAGCTTCCGCGTCACCGAACCGGACGCCGCACTCGTCCTCGACTGA
- a CDS encoding IS5 family transposase — MCVCVCKPAYGSSLTDAQWAVIEPLLPKRHPSLGGRPPVHSRRLVIDTISYVLVSGCAWRLAPRDLAPWTTAYRVFAAWTADGTWARVHDVLRDKVRERDGRDPRPSAAVLDSQSVKTVEGGEQIGYDAGKRVRGRKRHVLVDTLGLILGVAVTSASVQDRPGARRILTGIRRAFPRLELVWVDGGYVNSKDTTLVGWARETENIEIVAVPRNADVKGFQVLPRRWVVERTFGWLTRCRRLTRDYERKTAHAEAMIQFAMIRLMAARLADEHIEPSGPIETEAARRLAEDTND; from the coding sequence GTGTGCGTCTGTGTGTGCAAACCGGCCTATGGCTCGTCGTTGACGGATGCGCAGTGGGCGGTGATCGAGCCGTTGCTGCCCAAGAGGCATCCGAGTCTGGGCGGGCGTCCGCCGGTGCATTCGCGTCGGTTGGTGATCGACACGATCAGCTATGTGCTGGTCAGCGGGTGCGCGTGGCGGCTGGCGCCGCGTGATCTCGCGCCGTGGACCACCGCGTATCGGGTGTTCGCGGCCTGGACCGCGGACGGCACCTGGGCTCGGGTGCACGACGTGCTGCGCGACAAGGTGCGCGAGCGCGACGGCCGGGACCCGCGGCCGTCGGCGGCGGTGCTGGACTCGCAGTCGGTGAAAACCGTCGAAGGCGGGGAGCAGATCGGCTACGACGCGGGGAAACGGGTGCGGGGCCGCAAACGGCATGTCCTGGTCGACACGCTCGGGCTGATCCTGGGCGTGGCCGTGACCTCGGCGTCGGTGCAGGACCGGCCCGGAGCCCGCCGGATCCTGACCGGGATCCGGCGGGCCTTTCCCCGGCTCGAGCTGGTGTGGGTCGACGGCGGCTACGTCAACTCCAAAGACACCACCCTCGTTGGATGGGCCCGCGAGACCGAGAACATCGAGATCGTCGCGGTGCCCCGCAACGCCGATGTGAAAGGGTTCCAGGTGCTGCCCCGCCGGTGGGTGGTGGAACGAACCTTCGGCTGGCTGACGAGGTGCAGACGCTTGACCCGCGACTACGAACGCAAAACCGCCCACGCCGAAGCCATGATCCAATTCGCGATGATCCGGCTCATGGCCGCCCGCCTCGCCGACGAACACATCGAACCCTCCGGCCCCATCGAAACCGAAGCAGCCCGCCGCCTAGCAGAAGACACCAACGACTAA
- a CDS encoding NADP-dependent malic enzyme: MSSRGKIQVTTRVRLDDADDLAEHYTPGVAELAKRVAEDPSVLARETVRSNSVAIVSDGSALLGLGDQGPAAALPVMEGKAALLKRFADVDAWPICPVSREPEDLVRTAKDLATSFGAINLEDIAAPRCFTVERQLHDELDIPVFHDDQHGTAIVVLAALDNALKLTDRTPGETSVVISGAGAAGSAIARLLLKAEFSADRIVVCDSKGALHGERDLTGEKQWLAENTNRGDAVRGSLQDALQDADVFIGVSVGGLLKGDDLARMADRAIVFALANPDPEVDPDAAHEHAEIVATGRSDLPNQINNVLVFPGMFRGLLDSGAPRVTARMLLAASHALAATVGDDIDREHIMPSVFDEGLVPAIAEGVGGAAEND, encoded by the coding sequence ATGAGCAGTCGCGGAAAGATCCAAGTCACCACCCGAGTGCGGCTCGACGACGCCGACGACCTCGCCGAGCATTACACGCCCGGCGTCGCCGAGCTGGCCAAACGCGTCGCCGAGGACCCGTCGGTGCTCGCGCGCGAAACCGTGCGCAGCAACTCCGTCGCGATCGTTTCCGACGGTTCCGCGCTGCTCGGCCTCGGCGACCAGGGTCCGGCCGCCGCATTGCCCGTGATGGAGGGCAAGGCGGCGCTGCTGAAGCGGTTCGCCGACGTCGACGCCTGGCCGATCTGCCCGGTCAGCCGCGAGCCGGAAGACCTCGTGCGCACCGCCAAGGACCTGGCGACGTCCTTCGGCGCGATCAACCTGGAGGACATCGCCGCGCCCCGGTGCTTCACGGTGGAGCGGCAGTTGCACGACGAGCTGGACATCCCGGTTTTCCACGACGACCAGCACGGGACCGCGATAGTCGTGCTGGCCGCTTTGGACAATGCGCTGAAGCTGACCGATCGCACGCCGGGGGAGACGTCGGTGGTGATCTCCGGCGCAGGTGCGGCCGGGTCCGCGATCGCGCGGCTCCTGCTCAAGGCGGAGTTCAGCGCGGACCGGATCGTGGTCTGCGACAGCAAGGGCGCGCTGCACGGCGAACGCGATCTGACCGGCGAGAAGCAATGGCTCGCGGAGAACACCAATCGCGGCGACGCGGTCCGGGGGAGCCTTCAGGACGCCTTGCAGGACGCGGACGTCTTCATCGGCGTGAGCGTCGGCGGCCTGCTCAAAGGCGACGACCTCGCCCGGATGGCCGACCGGGCGATCGTGTTCGCACTGGCCAATCCGGATCCGGAGGTCGACCCGGACGCCGCGCACGAGCACGCGGAGATCGTCGCGACCGGCCGCAGCGATCTGCCCAACCAGATCAACAACGTCCTCGTGTTCCCGGGCATGTTCCGCGGCCTGCTCGACTCCGGCGCGCCGAGGGTGACCGCGCGGATGCTGCTCGCGGCCTCGCACGCGCTGGCCGCGACGGTCGGCGACGATATCGACCGGGAGCACATCATGCCCAGCGTCTTCGACGAGGGCCTGGTGCCCGCGATCGCCGAGGGCGTCGGCGGCGCGGCGGAAAACGACTGA
- a CDS encoding CHAD domain-containing protein translates to MRSAQSGRKYELSLRARVPQLAGKGITQEAPAERTLETVYYDTKDFRLTRAGITLRRSSDAGWSLRLPSEELRFPLDDDPKVPAPIATLLRAYTLDRKLRPVAQLRTDRFTHRLADASGRTLATLADDHVTGEFLGGQAVRLDRWRELDVECAPELLDRLDRTLRKRGAENAWWPSKLQRLIGDAAEGKRGSNEVLAAYLSEQFDRLRRADLGFRVGEDDSVHQLRVAARKLRSGLRTFKTLLGKKKADAIAAELKWLGGELAPARDAEVSQARLEACLDEVPSELVFGPLRQYLTRDFARTSQTELDRATEALSSTRYVTLLRSIAVLLDTIQPVGKKALRKPMRKTARKLYRATAATEGLSGAELEKALHNVRKKAKRARYAADAVRPVFGKKLRAWRKNVKAVQQTLGKHQDTVVDREALRHFAIDGFSENQNTFTFGLLYGRDEAAAHGLRDRFAEEWRTLRKGKRPAWLKV, encoded by the coding sequence ATGCGAAGCGCGCAGTCCGGACGCAAGTACGAGCTGAGCCTGCGGGCCCGGGTGCCGCAGCTGGCGGGCAAGGGGATCACGCAGGAGGCTCCCGCCGAGCGGACGCTGGAGACCGTTTATTACGACACCAAGGACTTCCGGTTGACCAGAGCCGGAATCACGCTGCGAAGAAGCAGCGACGCCGGGTGGTCCCTGAGATTGCCCAGCGAAGAGCTGCGGTTTCCGCTCGACGACGACCCGAAGGTACCCGCTCCGATCGCGACGCTGCTCCGCGCGTACACGCTGGACCGCAAGCTGCGCCCGGTCGCGCAGCTGCGGACCGACCGGTTCACGCACCGGCTGGCCGACGCGTCCGGCCGGACGCTGGCGACCCTGGCGGACGACCACGTCACCGGAGAATTCCTCGGGGGACAGGCGGTTCGGCTGGATCGCTGGCGCGAACTCGACGTCGAGTGCGCGCCGGAGCTGCTCGACCGCCTTGATCGCACGTTGCGCAAGCGCGGGGCCGAGAACGCCTGGTGGCCGTCGAAACTGCAGCGGTTGATCGGAGACGCCGCGGAAGGCAAGCGGGGCTCGAACGAGGTCCTGGCTGCGTACCTGAGCGAGCAATTCGATCGATTGCGCCGCGCTGACTTGGGTTTTCGCGTCGGGGAAGACGATTCAGTGCACCAGCTCCGGGTCGCGGCGCGGAAGCTGCGGAGCGGGCTCCGGACGTTCAAAACCTTACTGGGCAAGAAGAAGGCCGATGCGATCGCAGCGGAGCTGAAGTGGCTGGGAGGCGAACTCGCCCCCGCGCGCGACGCCGAGGTCAGCCAAGCTCGCCTCGAAGCCTGTCTCGACGAAGTCCCGTCGGAGCTGGTTTTCGGTCCGCTGCGGCAATACCTGACCCGTGACTTCGCCCGCACCTCCCAAACGGAGCTGGACCGCGCGACGGAAGCGTTGTCCAGCACCCGATACGTGACCCTGTTGCGGTCGATCGCCGTGCTGCTCGACACGATCCAGCCCGTGGGCAAGAAGGCGTTGCGGAAGCCCATGCGCAAAACCGCGCGCAAGCTGTACCGGGCCACCGCGGCGACCGAGGGGCTCAGCGGCGCCGAGTTGGAGAAGGCGCTGCACAACGTCCGGAAGAAGGCCAAGCGCGCCCGTTACGCCGCCGATGCCGTCCGGCCGGTGTTCGGCAAGAAGCTGCGCGCCTGGCGCAAGAACGTCAAGGCGGTGCAGCAGACCCTCGGCAAGCATCAGGACACCGTGGTGGACCGCGAAGCGTTGCGGCACTTCGCGATCGACGGCTTCAGCGAGAACCAGAACACGTTCACCTTCGGTCTCCTCTACGGCCGCGACGAAGCTGCCGCGCACGGGTTGCGGGACCGGTTCGCCGAGGAATGGCGCACGCTGCGGAAAGGCAAACGTCCGGCCTGGCTGAAAGTGTGA